GCTTGTAAAAAACGTCGATCATCCTTTTACAAACAAGCTAATAAACGGCCTTTATCCGCCAGGATCTGTCGTAAAAATGGGTATGGCGCTAGCGTTTTTGGATAATGGCATGAGTAAATACGATAGCTTTTTTTGTAGCGGCTCGTATGAGCTTGGAGGACGTAAATTCCGCTGCTGGAACTCTCACGGACATGGAAATGTTAATATGAATACGGCAATTAGAGAGAGCTGTGATGATTATTTTTATAAAGGTAGTCAAAAGATAGGGATCGACGCTATTGTGCCGATACTTGAACGTATGGGTTTTGGTAGAAAAACCGAGGTTGATTTACCAAATGAATTTGTGGGAACTTTGCCAAGCAGAGAGTGGAAGATGAGGAAGTATGGAAAGGCATGGTTTCAAGGCGAGACCCTCATCACCTCTATCGGCCAGGGAAATTTCTTGGTCACGCCTATGCAAGTGGCAAAATATACAGCAGGCCTTGCAACTGGGCTAAATGTGACTCCACATTTTTTAAAGAGCATTGATGACAAGGATGTTGATTTTACGCCAACAGATGATGCTTTCACGCCGTTTGAAAAATCACAACTACCAGCTATTAGGCATGCAATGTATGAAGTGGCAAATCACCCAAGAGGAACGGCAAATAGGCATTTTGTTGGAAGCCTAGTTAAAGTTGCTGCAAAAACAGGTACTGCCCAGGTCGTTGGAATTTCTCAAACTGAAAAGAAACGTATGAAAGAGGAGGATATGGCGTATTTGCAAAGATCTCATGCATGGATGACTACATATGCGCCTTATGAAGATCCGCAATATGTCATCACAATGGTTATCGAGCATGGTGGCCATGGCGGAAGTGCGGCTGGACCAAAAATCGCTCAAATTTATAATAAACTCGTTGAAATGGGATATATAAATTTAGAAAAAATCCAAAGTGATCAAAATAAAAAACAAGACAACAAGAAAAAATAAAGATCACTAAAAAGCCGTGGTAGTGACCGCTTACTTAGAAATTTTTACTGTACCCTTGGCTAAATTTATTAACTACTTTTTAATCTTCTTTATTAAATTTTGGTAAGTTTGACTGAGAATTTATGTTTTTGGTAGCTAGCAAGAGTCTAAACGTTGATATATCTTTAAATTTACTAAATGCCCTTGTTTTAGAGACTCATAAGGAAAATTTTTGATTTTTATATGCGATTTTATCAGTGGCGTTTGCCTTTTTAAAGCCATTTAGCCTTAGTCTGCAGCTATCGCAAAGTCCGCATGCCTCGTCATCGCTCTCGTAGCAGCTCCAAGTAAGCTCTAATGGCGAGCCAAGCTCAAGCGACTTTGCTACGATGTCAGCCTTGCTTAAATTTACAAGTGGAGTAATTATCTCACACGAAAAACTAGGTGATGTGCCTAAAATTATAGCCTCGTTTATGCTTTTTATGAAGCTTTCTTTGCAGTCAGGATAGCCTGAACTATCTTCTTCTACGACTCCGATATAGATAGCTTGTGCATTTTCTTTTTCAGCAAGTGCGGCAGCGACCGAGATAAAAATACCATTTCGAAAAGGTACGTAAGTATTTGGCACATCTTTTTCCACTCCGTCTTTTCTTATTTGCAAGCTTCCATCGGTTAAAGAATTTCCGCCTATTTGGGCAATAAAGCTAACATCCAAACTCATCTTTTTTGTAATGCCTAGTCTTTCGCAAATTTCGTTAAATGCACGTTTTTCGCGTTTCATCGTCCTTTGGCGATAGTCAAAATGAAGCGCTACAATATCATATCCAGCCTTTTTTGCCATTACAGCACAAAGCGTACTATCCATGCCGCCACTCATTATACAAACCGCTTTTTTCATATTTTGCCTTTTATTTTTGCTAGAATTATACAAAAAGTTACTAAGGAAAGAGTCTAAAATGATACTTTGCGAAGAGAGCTATCCAAAAATTTTAGATGAAATTTGTGAGTATTTGACGCTAGGAGAAATCGAGCTAGTTTTTGTCGATAAAGAAGAGATGAGAGAACTAAATAAAACCGAGCGAGGCATTGATAAAACGACAGATGTTTTAAGCTTTCCGCTTGAGCTTGTCATTCATGCCCCACTTGGCTCAATCGTTATAAACAAAGATATGGTAAAAGAGAAAGCAACTGAGCTAAATCATAGCGAAGAAGCCGAAACTGCACTACTTTTTACACATGGATTACTTCATATATTAGGATTTGATCATGAAAAAGATGATGGCGAAATGAGAGAAAAAGAGTGCGAGGTTATCAAGAAATTTGAGCTACCTAAAAGTCTAATCGTAAGAAGCGAGGACGTTAGGCTAATTGATCTTATAAATAATAAAAACTTAAAAGAGTAGATTTTCTTCAGATGTTTTGTGAAGCTCTTCTAAAAGCTCCTCTTTTTGGCATAAAATCAATATATAGATAAAATTTTTAAGCTTTTTTATCTCGCTTAAATTTTTAAAGTAGATTGCGTTTTGTACTTTTAATAACGAGCCTTCTGGCAAGCAAATTTTTATCTCATCAGGGCTAAATTTTTTATTTAAAAATATACTTTGGCTTATGAATAAATCTTCATCGCTTTCAGTAATTATGGCTCTAAAGCTATTTCCAAAACTAGTAGGAATAAAATTTTTATCTATAAAAATCGGGTCAAAATGCCCGTGAATCCTACCTTCGTAAGGCTTAAATGAAATTTTATTGCTATCAAAAAATTTTAAAAGCCCATAAAACATTCCAGCAAAAACTCGTGGTATGTTTAAGTTTTGATAGTATGTTTGCTTAAAGACCGTGTTTGTAAAAAAGATCGAGCTTGGATTTATCTCGTGCATAGTAGTATCTGTGTAAATGGTCTCAAAAAGAGGCGATATTCGCTGAAGTGTTCTTGTGTCATCGCCGAAAAAGATATCAAAGACCTTTGCGTGAAAAATTTGATTAAAAAGCTCAGTAATATTTTTTGACATGACGTGTGCGTTAGAGCCAAGTTTTGATTTTTCTAAAAAATCATTTATAAAAGGATTTACGGCGCAAAATTTTAAATCTTTATGAGTAGCCTCAAATCTCATGAGTTTTATCATGGCGGTCTGTAAGCTACTAACTTTTAAAAAAGCGATCTCTTTGTCAATAATTGGCACATTGTCTTCGCTAATTATGGCGTATGCGCCTTGTTTAATCGCTGTTTCTATGTCGCTATCGTTTGCGTTTAAGCAAATATACGCAAAGCCACGTCTTACATGTTTTAGCTCGAAAACAAACTCGCTTACGCTAGTTATCGTCGGCGCGTTTAGAGCCTCGGCATTTATTAGGCGTGTTAAATTTTCTATTGTCATTTAGCCAACGATCGCGCCGTTTTTGACCTTGCTCTGCGTGCCAAGAAGCGTTAGAGAGCCGTCTGATGCGCTTAGGATCATGCCTTGCGAGACATATTTTTTCATCATCGTTCGCTCTTTTAAATTTGCTAAAACGCAAACTTGCTTGCCCACAAGTGAGCTAGGCTCGTAGTATTTGGCGATGCCAGATAAAATTTGACGTGGCTGCTCCTCGCCAAGATCTATCTTAAATTTAAGCAGTTTCTCGCTACCCTCAACCCTCTCGCACTCGAGCACTTCGCCTACTTTTATCACAATTTTGGCAAAATCATCTATGCTAATGATTTCCTCTTTTTTCTCCTCTTTTGGCTCAGCCTTTGCTTCTACTTTTGGCTCTTCTTTTAGGTCTCTTGCCTCGCCCATTAGCTCTTTTTCTATCCTTGGGAAGAGTGGCTCAGTAGCTTTTGCAGTAAAATTTGAAATTTCATTTTTCAATACAAGGCTCTCATAAGAAGCCGTATCTATGCTAAAGCCAAGCGTATCAGCTATCTTAGCGCAAGTTTTTGGCATAGCTGGGCTAAGCAGTATCGCCACTTTTGCAAGTAAATTTGCGCAAAGTGCCACAAGTGCGTTTGCTTCGTCACTTTTGCCAGCTTTTACAAGCGACCATGGCTCATACTTCGCAACGGCTGCGTTTGCAAGCGTTACGACCTTCCAAAGATCCTCTAAATAGCGGTTTGTCGCTAAATTTTCTAAATTTTTAATAGCCTCATCAAGATAGCCCTTCGCCTCATCAAGCTCGGCTTTATGAAATTTGATCACATCTTTTGAGTCGATCTTGTAGTCGCTATACTTTGCGCTCATGCCAACAATTCGGCTTAGCAGGTTGCCAAGTCCGTTGCCAAGCTCTGAGTTTATGCGCTCAATCAAGGCCTTTTGGCTGTAGTCGCCATCTTGTCCAAAAGGCACCTCTCTAAGCAAAAAGTATCTGAAATTTTCAAGTCCATAAGCGTTTGCGACCTCTCTTGGGTTTATGACGTTGCCCTTGCTTTTGCTCATCTTCTCGCCATCTATCGTCCACCAGCCGTGCGCTGCGACGTGTTTTGGCAGTGGCAAGCCAAGGCTCATCAAAAATGCCGGCCAATAAACTGCGTGAAAACGCAAAATATCCTTGCCGACGATATGCGTCGTATGCGGCCAAAAGTCCATTCTAGCGTTATCTCTTGAGTATCCTAGCGTTGTTAGGTAGTTTATGAGCGCATCAAGCCAGACATACATAACGTGCTTGTCGTCGTTTGCGCTCTTTGGTAGCTTTATGCCCCAGTCAAAGCTCGTCCTTGTCACTGAAAGGTCTTTTAGCCCGCCTTTTACAAAGCTTACGACCTCGTTTTTCTTACCCTTTGGGATGACGCAAAGTTCATCATTTTCGTACCATTTTAAAAGCGCGTCTTCGTATTTTGAAAGCTTAAAAAAGTAGCTCTCTTCTTTAACTAAAGATGTCACGCGGCCGCAGTCTGGACAGCGGTTGTCCTCAAGTAGGTCTCTTTGATTAAAAAATGTCTCACAGCTAACGCAGTAAAAGCCCTCGTACTCGCCCTTGTAGATATCGCCGTTTGCTTGCATCTTTTCAAAAACATTTTGCACGGTTTGCTTGTGCTCTTCGTCGGTCGTCCTTATGAAGTGGTCGTAGCTTATCTCAAATTCATCCCAAAGCGATCTAAATTTGCCACTGATCTCGTCTGCATACTCTTTTGGAGTTTTGCCTCTAGCGCGAGCTGCCTGCTCGATCTTTTGACCATGCTCGTCTGTGCCAGTCATGAAGTAGGTCTCTTTGCCTTGCAAGCGGTTAAATCTAGCAAGTGTATCAGCGATGATAGTCGTGTAGGCGTGGCCGATGTGTGGCACGTCATTTACGTAATAAATCGGAGTGGTTATATAAGCTTTTTCTTTCATATTTTTCCTTTAAATTTAAAAATCAAATCCGCCGTCACTGCCGGTGTTGCCTTTTGACATCGAGTTGTAGCAGCTATTTACATACTCTATCCTCGTCTCGCAGTCAAAAAATGCCTCGCAGTTAAAACAGCTTTTGCGCCCTTTTTGCTCTTGACACTCTTGCATGATTTTAGCCTTTTGTTTTAGGGCTAGCTCAAATGCGTCAAGTGGCTCGTTTGCTTGTGCTTCTTGCATTATTTTTGCTCGTAAAATTTATGCAAAAGAGAAATTTCATCACGTGAGCCAAAAAAGCATGGCGTAGTTTGGTGAATTTTTTCTATTTTTATATCAAAGAGTGTTTGGTTTTTGCCATCTGTCGTTGCGCCCTTTGCGTTTTCATATATAAAGGCAAATGGCAACACTTCAAAGACAACCCTTAGCTTGCCATTTGGATGATCGCTCGTTGCTGGGTAGCTAAAAAGACCGCCGCCTTTTAGTAAAATTTGATGCAAGTCGCTCACCATAGCGCCTGAGTATCTTAGTCTGTAGCCCTGGTTAAATAGCTCGTTTATGAAATTTCTATGCGTTTGGCTCCAGCCTTTTTGTGTAGCTCCCGTGGCGTTTAGCTTGCCTTTTTCTTTTAGCTCAAGCTCTTTTACAAATTTAAACTCGCCATCTTTGCCAAGTCTATAAAATTTAGGCAAAGTGCCCTTTTTCTCGGCAATTACTAGCTCAAGTCTTGGACCATAGATGCTGTAAGCTGCGGCTATTAAATTTTCTGGTTTTACCTCGTCTTCGTAGATGCCAAAGATCGAGCCAACGGCGAAATTTACATCAACTAAGCTTGAGCCATCGAGTGGATCGTAAGCGATGATAAATTTAGCATTTTTATTTATCTCAAGCTCGTCCTCTTTCTCTTCGCTAATTAGTGCTTTTACGCATGAAAGCTGCTTAAATTTAGCCGTGATGATCTCATCGCTTTTGACATCAAGCTTTAGCTGGGTGTCGCCAGTTGCGTTTTCGTGAGTTGTGTAGCCAAGATCGGCGTATTTTATGATCTCGCTTATCTCTTTTGCGATATCTTTAATGGTGTTAAAAATTTGGTTTAGTTCTTGCATTATACAGCCTTTGCATTTTTGATTATCCACGCACAAATGGCGTCTATATCGTCTAAATTTAGATTTGTGATCTCGTAGGGGATCTGCTTTTTATAAGTGGCGATCGCATCTGAAAAGCTAAGATAAGCTTCATCGATCTCGCTTCTAAAGACGCTTAGTCTTGGCAGTGGCAGTGTCTTTAGCCCCTCGACTAAGAGCATGTCAAATTCGCCGATCATCCTTATGACCTCGTCTATGCCTTGCGAGCTTTGCGAAAAGTAAGTCGTTCTAGTCGGACTCATCACGACTACGTCAGCTCCTGCCTGAGAAAATTTAAAGCTATCCTTGCCTTCAACGTCAAATTTGGCCTTGTCGCCTGGGTCGTGCTTGACTACAACGACCTTTAGCCCATCATCTATAAATTTTTTTGCGACTTTTAAGATAAGCGTCGTTTTTCCGCTATTTGAAGGGCCAGAAAAAGCAATGGCAAGTCTTTTCATAAGAGCCTTTTTTGTTAAAATTTCTTGCGATTATAGCTCATATTGGCTTTAAAATTTATGAGTGAAATTTAAAAAATAAAATGCTAAAATGCGAAAAAATTTAATATTTTAAGAGTTTTTTATGAGAAAATTTACACTATTTTTTATATTTATTTTGATGATATTTGGTTGTGCTGATCAAAAAGTGATCGTGCATGAGCCACTAAAAAATGAGCTTTTAGCCTACACAAGCAAGAGCGAGATCATCGATGGCACCGATAGAACGCTTATAATCGCAACCTATCTAAATCCTATATATAACTCAAATTTAGACGAGAGCAAAGAGCACTTTTTAGTAGCCATAAACCCAAAAGAGCATGCGCAAAATTTGAGTAATATAAAGGTAAATGGCGACTCAAATGCCACAAATGCAAGGCTGCTTGATGAAAGTGACGAGATGCTTAAATTTGCTGGATTTTCTATGCCTTGGGCGGTCTATTACGAAGTGACCGCACCAAGTAAGCAAAGCGACGATCTCGCGCTTAGTTTCGAAATTTATCAGTCAAAGCAGGTTTTGTTAAATTTTCGAAAAGTTGCGAAATCTTTATACTGGAACCATTAAGCGCCATATAGATCACGTAGTTTGCAAGCACCTTCTTGCCGTAGTTTCTAGTTTCAGCCACTGGGACTAGCTCGATCGATAAAAACGGCTCAAATTTCCCCTCTTTAAACATATCATCTCTTGTGATGACTTTTTTGGTAAAACCGATACCGCCGTTATACGCGTAGGCTGTAAATAGCGGATGATAGAGAAATTTATCAAGGTAGTTTAGGTGGTGATTTGCAAATTTAAATGCAACATCGGTTTTAAAAAGATCGTCTTGGTCAAAATTTGGAATTTTTAGCTCTTTTTTGCCGATCGCATTTGCAAGAAATGGCATAAACTGCATCATACCAAGAGCGTAAGATGTAGAAACGACGCTTGGGATAAAGAGGCTCTCTTGCCTAGCAAGTGCGTAGATCATCGACTTTCGCTCAGTGCTGATGCCCTCAAGCTCAGGCGAGCTTGGCATCAAAAAGTACTGCTTCTCCCAGCCATGCGCCTTTTGCATGAAGTATGCGTATGCGCCGATGCTCTCGTTTGTGTAAAATCTCATTGCAAATTCGCTTGCTTGCGTGGCGTTCATATCCTTTGCAAGGGCAGCGGTTTTGTTCCATAAAAATGGATCGCTCACGTCAAAATTTTCGATATTTTGCTTGCTTGGTCTTGGCACGATCACCTCAAGCGGCTCGCCACCGACCAAATCTCTTGCGTAAAGTGAGTAGATATTTGCATCTTTGCTAGCGCTTAGCTCTTTTAAAAAGCTCTCATCGCCGCTTAGCTCATACTGCCAAAATGTAGCATTATCCCTTTGCCAAGCCCTATCAAAGGTGTTTTTAGCTCTTGTGAAAAAACTAAATGCAACGTCATTTTGACCAAGCAAGATGGCGTTTAGCCCAAGTATAAATGCGTCGCCTTTTTCGGTGACAGCTGGATCTATGCTAATTAAATTTCTTCTAAAGCTTTCGTATTTTTTATTAAATACGACATCGTTTAATAAATTTGTAAAGCCCTTTTGCATGTAGAGCTTGTTCATAAAATTCGCTTCAAAATTTACACTAAAAAGAGCACTTTTGCTTTGCGGGTTTGAAGCGTTAAAAAGCTCCAAAAAGCTCTTTGTATCGTTTGCATTTGCAAAGCTAAGAGCTGGGTTTGGCTCGTTTAAAGTGCGTAAAATTCTAGCTTTTTCTGGATTTGTGCTTGCAAGATTTGCCGCTAAAATTTCACGAGTTTTGCTATCAAGTTTTAGAGAAAAGCTCATCGTTGTTAGTAAATTTTGGCAAGCCAAGCTAGTACTTGTGATGTTGCTTACACTTATACCAGGGCACTTGCTAGGGGCTGCTTTTGGAGGTAAAATTTTATTGATTGATTTTTGAACTAAGCCACTTTTTCTAAAAACGTCGCGTGAAAGCTCTGCTATCTGCTCCTTTGTGTAGCTGCCCTCGTTTATAAGGCGGTTTATGTAGTAGTCTTTTGCAAGGCTTTTTGGCTCGTTTTTTAGCTCCTCGTAAGTGTAAATTTTAGCTAAAAGAGCAACGCAGGCTAAAGAGAGGATACTAAAGTGACGCAGCAAAAACAAATAAAAGCCTTATTAAAAATTGATCTATGAGTTGAAGTGCTAAAAGCACGATGATTGGGGCAAAGTCTATGCCGTTAAATTCTGTTTTGATGTAGCGTCTGAGGAAGCTATAAACAGGATCGGTCAGCCTATAAAGTAGCTGCACGACTGGCGAGCTAGGATCAGGCTTGACCCAGCTAATCAGAGCCGCTGCGATGACGATCCACGTATAGACCGTGATGATAAGGTGCAAAATGTTCGCAATCGCTGAAAATAGGGTGGAAAGTATCATTTTTGCTCCTAGATTAAAATTTTGCCTAGATCATCTTTGATGAGCGGATAGAGCTCGCTTAGCTCAGGGCCATGAAGGTCGTTTGTAAGCAGCGCACGTAGCGGCATGAAAAAGTTTTTACCTTTTAAATTTGTAGCGCTCATAAGCTCTTTTTTAAACTCATCAAATGTTTCGCACGGTTTTAAATTTAGAGCTGCTTTTTTGATGATCTCAAATTCATTTTTGTACTCATCTGGAGCTATTTTCGGCGAGTATATAGCCTCTACTTTTGCCTTTATCTCAGGCACTAGTGAGCTCTCTTGAGTGTAAAATTTAACTAGCTCAACCTTGCTATCATCCACGCCAAATATCTCTTTTATGCGCTCTTTTGAAGCAAGTTTGATGTGTTCTCTATTTATCTGCTCAAGTTTTTTCACGTCAAATCTAGCAGGTGAGCGTGAAATTTTAGTTATATCAAACCACTTTACCGCATCTTCGATGGTAAAAATTTCAGTTGGAGTTTTGTTGCCAAGAAGTATCAGATAGTTTGCGATCGCCTCAGGTAAAAATCCCTGCTCAAAGAGCCATTTTACGCTTGATTCGTTCTCGCGTTTGCTCATTTTTTTACCCTCTATATTTAAAAGAATAGGCAAATGCGCATAGTTCATCTTGCCAGTGTAGCCAAGGCCCTCTCGTATGAGGTCTTGCTTTGGCGTGTTGCTCACGTGATCCTCGCCGCGTATGACAAAGGTTACGCCCTCAAGCATATCATCAACCGCGCAGGCAAAGTTGTAGGTTGGAGTTTTGTCTGCTCTCATGATGACAAAGCTATCAACTGCGTCTGGCTCGAAACTTAGCTCACCTTTGATCGCATCTGTAAAGCTCATCGTGCGTGTTGGTTTTTTCATGCGGATGACAAATGGCTTCTCACAGTTTAAAACTTCAGCGTCGCTTAGTCTCTCGCAGGTGCCGTCATATCTATATGCCACGCCTTGCTCTTTTGCTTTTTGTTTTTTTGCCTCAAGCTCTTCTTCGGTGCAAAAGCAGGCAAAGGCCTTTTTATCGATGAGAAGCTTTGAAGCAAGCTGTCTGTGGAATTTTAAATTTTCACTTTGGATGTAAATTTGCTCTGGTTTTATGCCAAATTTGCTCAAAATTTCTAAGATATCTTTCTCTTTTCCCTCGATATTTCGCTCTTTGTCGGTATCTTCTATGCGTAAAATAAAGCCACTTTTATCTTGCAAAGAACAAATATAGTTGAAAATAGCAGCACGTAAATTTCCTATGTGCATATCTCCTGTTGGAGAGGGTGCAAAACGATACATAAGCTTATTCCTTACGTTAAATTTGAAGTTTGGATTATAACACTCGCTTGATAAATTTAAAGTTATGTAATTTTAAATTTTTAGGCTAAGCAAAGCATATTTTTTATAAAATCCGCACGAAAATTTAACTATATATAGGAGAAAGAATGAGTTTTATCAGCGAATTTAAAGAATTTGCGATGCGCGGAAATGTCATAGATATGGCAGTTGGTGTTGTTATCGGTGGGGCATTTGGAAAGATCGTTTCATCGCTAGTTGGTGATATTATCATGCCAGTTGTTGGCGCTATAACAGGCGGTGTAAATTTCACTGATCTTAAACTAACACTAAAAGAAGCAGCAGAAGGTGCGCCAGCTGTTACGATAAACTATGGCTCATTTATACAAACAATGGTTGATTTTTTAATCATCGCATTTTGTATTTTTTGCGTCATCAAAGCCTTAAATACACTTAAAAATAAACTACCAAAAGAAGAAGAGGCAGCTCCTGCAGAGCCTGAAACTCCAGCTGATATAGCACTTCTAACTGAGATCAGAGATCTTCTTAAAAAATAAATTCTTAATTCAAAGGGAGAAAGCTCCCTTTGAAATCCGTTAAATTTTGTCCTATTTTTTATGCTAAAATGCTTTTTTATCTTAAAAGCGAGTGAAATATGATAGAACAAATTCCATTTTTTCAAGGTCTTAGCGCCGATGACCTAGCCAAACTTGAAGCAATAAGCGTTGTTAAAAAATACAAAAAAGGCGAGTTTTTATTTATAGAGGGCGAGGAGCCAAAGTGGCTTACATTTTTGATAACTGGCTCGGTTAAACTTTATAAAACTACGGCAAATGGCAAGGAAATTTTTATCCATCAGCTTGCACCTATGAATTTTGTGGCTGAAGTTGTAAATTTTGAAAATATCCCTTATCCAGCAAGCGCCATTTTTACTATTTCTGGCGAGGTTTTAAAGATAAATTATGAAAAATTTGAAGCACAATTTTTAACAAAGCCAGAAATTTGCATGAAATTTCTAAAATCAATGGCACAAAAGATAAGAATAACAACAAATTTACTCCACCAAGAACTAATACTAAGCTCTGAAGAGAAGGTGGCTAGGTTCATTTTAAATCATGAAGATCTATTTAATGAACTAAAACATACAAAAATTTCATCAATACTCAATATGACTCCAGAAACTTTTTCGAGAATTTTAAATAAATTTAAAACAAATGGTTTGGTCAAACTTGATGAGAAGAACCAAATCCTGGAAAAAGATGTAGGTGGGCTACAAGAAATTTATTCTTATTGAAAGTTAATATCAAATAAATATTTTCATTTACTTAAAGAAAAAATTTATATATTTTTGGATAGTATTCGTCTAAAATTTTCGTAAAAATTTACGATATATT
This genomic interval from Campylobacter concisus contains the following:
- a CDS encoding lytic transglycosylase domain-containing protein → MFLLRHFSILSLACVALLAKIYTYEELKNEPKSLAKDYYINRLINEGSYTKEQIAELSRDVFRKSGLVQKSINKILPPKAAPSKCPGISVSNITSTSLACQNLLTTMSFSLKLDSKTREILAANLASTNPEKARILRTLNEPNPALSFANANDTKSFLELFNASNPQSKSALFSVNFEANFMNKLYMQKGFTNLLNDVVFNKKYESFRRNLISIDPAVTEKGDAFILGLNAILLGQNDVAFSFFTRAKNTFDRAWQRDNATFWQYELSGDESFLKELSASKDANIYSLYARDLVGGEPLEVIVPRPSKQNIENFDVSDPFLWNKTAALAKDMNATQASEFAMRFYTNESIGAYAYFMQKAHGWEKQYFLMPSSPELEGISTERKSMIYALARQESLFIPSVVSTSYALGMMQFMPFLANAIGKKELKIPNFDQDDLFKTDVAFKFANHHLNYLDKFLYHPLFTAYAYNGGIGFTKKVITRDDMFKEGKFEPFLSIELVPVAETRNYGKKVLANYVIYMALNGSSIKISQLFENLTKPALTDKFRN
- a CDS encoding YggT family protein, translated to MILSTLFSAIANILHLIITVYTWIVIAAALISWVKPDPSSPVVQLLYRLTDPVYSFLRRYIKTEFNGIDFAPIIVLLALQLIDQFLIRLLFVFAASL
- the ybeY gene encoding rRNA maturation RNase YbeY → MILCEESYPKILDEICEYLTLGEIELVFVDKEEMRELNKTERGIDKTTDVLSFPLELVIHAPLGSIVINKDMVKEKATELNHSEEAETALLFTHGLLHILGFDHEKDDGEMREKECEVIKKFELPKSLIVRSEDVRLIDLINNKNLKE
- the metG gene encoding methionine--tRNA ligase, whose amino-acid sequence is MKEKAYITTPIYYVNDVPHIGHAYTTIIADTLARFNRLQGKETYFMTGTDEHGQKIEQAARARGKTPKEYADEISGKFRSLWDEFEISYDHFIRTTDEEHKQTVQNVFEKMQANGDIYKGEYEGFYCVSCETFFNQRDLLEDNRCPDCGRVTSLVKEESYFFKLSKYEDALLKWYENDELCVIPKGKKNEVVSFVKGGLKDLSVTRTSFDWGIKLPKSANDDKHVMYVWLDALINYLTTLGYSRDNARMDFWPHTTHIVGKDILRFHAVYWPAFLMSLGLPLPKHVAAHGWWTIDGEKMSKSKGNVINPREVANAYGLENFRYFLLREVPFGQDGDYSQKALIERINSELGNGLGNLLSRIVGMSAKYSDYKIDSKDVIKFHKAELDEAKGYLDEAIKNLENLATNRYLEDLWKVVTLANAAVAKYEPWSLVKAGKSDEANALVALCANLLAKVAILLSPAMPKTCAKIADTLGFSIDTASYESLVLKNEISNFTAKATEPLFPRIEKELMGEARDLKEEPKVEAKAEPKEEKKEEIISIDDFAKIVIKVGEVLECERVEGSEKLLKFKIDLGEEQPRQILSGIAKYYEPSSLVGKQVCVLANLKERTMMKKYVSQGMILSASDGSLTLLGTQSKVKNGAIVG
- the mobB gene encoding molybdopterin-guanine dinucleotide biosynthesis protein B; amino-acid sequence: MKRLAIAFSGPSNSGKTTLILKVAKKFIDDGLKVVVVKHDPGDKAKFDVEGKDSFKFSQAGADVVVMSPTRTTYFSQSSQGIDEVIRMIGEFDMLLVEGLKTLPLPRLSVFRSEIDEAYLSFSDAIATYKKQIPYEITNLNLDDIDAICAWIIKNAKAV
- a CDS encoding class 1 fructose-bisphosphatase, producing the protein MQELNQIFNTIKDIAKEISEIIKYADLGYTTHENATGDTQLKLDVKSDEIITAKFKQLSCVKALISEEKEDELEINKNAKFIIAYDPLDGSSLVDVNFAVGSIFGIYEDEVKPENLIAAAYSIYGPRLELVIAEKKGTLPKFYRLGKDGEFKFVKELELKEKGKLNATGATQKGWSQTHRNFINELFNQGYRLRYSGAMVSDLHQILLKGGGLFSYPATSDHPNGKLRVVFEVLPFAFIYENAKGATTDGKNQTLFDIKIEKIHQTTPCFFGSRDEISLLHKFYEQK
- a CDS encoding ferrochelatase — protein: MTIENLTRLINAEALNAPTITSVSEFVFELKHVRRGFAYICLNANDSDIETAIKQGAYAIISEDNVPIIDKEIAFLKVSSLQTAMIKLMRFEATHKDLKFCAVNPFINDFLEKSKLGSNAHVMSKNITELFNQIFHAKVFDIFFGDDTRTLQRISPLFETIYTDTTMHEINPSSIFFTNTVFKQTYYQNLNIPRVFAGMFYGLLKFFDSNKISFKPYEGRIHGHFDPIFIDKNFIPTSFGNSFRAIITESDEDLFISQSIFLNKKFSPDEIKICLPEGSLLKVQNAIYFKNLSEIKKLKNFIYILILCQKEELLEELHKTSEENLLF
- the queC gene encoding 7-cyano-7-deazaguanine synthase QueC; this translates as MYNSSKNKRQNMKKAVCIMSGGMDSTLCAVMAKKAGYDIVALHFDYRQRTMKREKRAFNEICERLGITKKMSLDVSFIAQIGGNSLTDGSLQIRKDGVEKDVPNTYVPFRNGIFISVAAALAEKENAQAIYIGVVEEDSSGYPDCKESFIKSINEAIILGTSPSFSCEIITPLVNLSKADIVAKSLELGSPLELTWSCYESDDEACGLCDSCRLRLNGFKKANATDKIAYKNQKFSL
- the mrdA gene encoding penicillin-binding protein 2, with product MRMRIVFSVIALFWIILLGRIYHLSINSNTYYNEIAEQNAIKTIYIPPVRGIIFDAHDKPMAVNRLGFSVSIRPHLSANKKVKILDDELAYIGSLFSDLNVTKLKNEYIKNDSAYNQDFINVVEFIDYDKFLPFFASLSLRENLEIRPASKRHYPYNDLASHIIGYVGRANQKDMDNDPLTKLTNYIGRSGVERFYNPILQGIQGFKKIKVNALNEEIEQISYQASQSQNIKLAVDLELQQFVADVFGKDAGSVIVMSLKDGAIIAAGSFPEYDLNPFVLGISQPEWEELVKNVDHPFTNKLINGLYPPGSVVKMGMALAFLDNGMSKYDSFFCSGSYELGGRKFRCWNSHGHGNVNMNTAIRESCDDYFYKGSQKIGIDAIVPILERMGFGRKTEVDLPNEFVGTLPSREWKMRKYGKAWFQGETLITSIGQGNFLVTPMQVAKYTAGLATGLNVTPHFLKSIDDKDVDFTPTDDAFTPFEKSQLPAIRHAMYEVANHPRGTANRHFVGSLVKVAAKTGTAQVVGISQTEKKRMKEEDMAYLQRSHAWMTTYAPYEDPQYVITMVIEHGGHGGSAAGPKIAQIYNKLVEMGYINLEKIQSDQNKKQDNKKK